The window TTATCTGTTCTGTAACCTTGATGCCTACTCTGTTTACTGCAAAGACTACAGAGAATACTGGAAGTGGGTGGCTGAGCGTAATGAGGACCGCTACAATGTCAATCAGACTCACGGACAGAATTACGACAGCAAGAATATGATGCACACCATCAGGCTGCTGCAGTCCTGCGAACAGATCTTTAGGAATCATTCGCTCCAAATCCGTGTAGACAACAGAGATGAATTACTGGATATTAAAGCCGGAAACTGGTCTTATGAGACTGTCGTGGAAAAAACAGAAAACCTTATTGAATCCATTGAGCATTATCATTCCGTTTCTCTTCTTCCTGAATCACCTGATCTGGAAAAAACAACCAAGATTCTGGTTCAGATAAGAGAACAATTATACGGGAAATCATAAGCAATGAACAATAAATAATGAGTAATGAATAGTGGGAAGCTACAACAGTGGTCGCCCACTCTCATACTCTAATACTCTAATACTCTAATACTCTCCCACACTCAAACTTACTTCTTCTTCGAAGCCTTCGCCAACGGATTATAATCAAGACATATTTTGATCCAGTATTCAAAATCATCTGCTTTTTGGAAACCAATGGGTTCTACATAGCAATATCCGTTTAACTGCTTCCCTTTCATTATCATTGGCAGAAAACCTTTCTTTTCCGAAACCTCATCTTCCAGTTCCGGATTATAGCGGCACATCAGATTATCATGACTGATGTTAATACACATCTTTCCGTTCACCAGAAAAGACAGTCCGCTGAACATTTTCTTTTCCTGGACATCCATATTATTTTCCATCGAAAGCCGTTCACGTACCCGGTCGGCAAGTTCAGTACTGTAAGCCATGATTTTGATTTTTTTGTTATTTAAAATTACTTAAAAACTGTGATTATCGCACTATTTCTTCCGGATTATCGATAAATTTAAAATTCAGAAGAATAAAATTTTATTTAAATTAATTATTGTTTTACGATAATTAATTATACATTTGCAATATCAATTAAAGTTTGTACCATGAACCAGACCAAAATTATTTCAAGGATTTTATTTTATATCTGCTCCTTACTTTCGGCCGGATATTTAATCACTTTTGTGTATTCCTTATTCTGTTTGATCACTGGATTTTCGATTACACCTTATAAAGAAGGACAGTTCCTTCATATCAATTATCCGTTTACAGAACAACCGTTTCTGAATATCGAAAGCAATTATCCGTATATGATCTTTTCTTTTATACTGGTACTCATTACTTATGGAATCTTTTTCTGGTTATCTGCCAGGGTTTTCAAAGTATTTTTCCAGCAGAAACTGTTTACTCAGGAAAATATCATCCGGCTTAAGAAATTTTACCTGTACAACATTTTCATCCCGCTTCCGCTGGTGATTATCGCGAGTTTCTTTGTGGAAGTAGAAAGTATGATATGGGGACTGGTGTTTATTCACTTTATGCTTGGAATTTTCTGCCTGTTTCTTGCGAATATCTTTAAGCAAGGACTACATTTGCAAAACGAACAAGACCTATTTATTTAAAATGCCAATTATAGTCAACTTAGATGTGATGCTTGCCAAACGAAAAATGCAGAGTAAAGAATTGGCAGAAAAACTGGGTATCACACCCGTCAACCTCTCTATCCTGAAAACCGGCAAAGCCAAAGGAGTGCGCTTCGATACCCTTGAAGCCATCTGCAAAATCCTGGAATGCCAGCCGGGAGATATTCTTGAATTTAAAGAGTAGTCGGAATACGGGGTACGAGTTGCGGGGTTTGAGAGTGAGAGCGTTTGAGAGTTTGAGAGTGGGTGTGTAAAGATTCCCCATCTAACTTCTAATTTCTAACCTTTAATTTCTAACCTCTAATTTCTAACTTCTAATTTCTAAAATTGCTGCCGAAAGGCCGCCTGTCCTTCTATTCCCTAAACACAACACTATGAATACATTATCTATCAACAATCTTAGTCTTACCTATAAAAATGGTTTCCAGGCTATTAAGAACATTTCTCTGGACATCAAAAACGGAATGTTCGGGCTACTTGGTCCCAACGGAGCTGGAAAATCGTCTTTGATGAAAACCATTGTGGGGCTTCAGAAACCAACATCAGGAACCTTGGTTTTCAATGGAGTGGATATTATTAAGAATCCCGATTATATTAAACAGAATCTCGGATTTCTTCCTCAGGATTTTGGAGTATATCCCAAAGTTTCAGCCTATGATCTACTAGAACATATTGCCATTTTGAAAGGCATTACCGACAAAAAACTACGTAAAAATCAGATTCTGGGTCTGCTTGAAAAGGTCAACCTTTCTGATTTTGCTAAAAAAGAAGTACACACCTTTTCAGGAGGGATGAAACAACGTTTTGGCGTTGCACAGGCATTATTGGGAGATCCAAAAATTATTATTGTAGATGAACCCACCGCAGGACTGGATCCCGAAGAACGAAACCGATTCAATACATTACTCAATGATATCAGCCAGGATATTATCGTCATATTGTCAACTCACCTCGTTGAAGATGTCCGAAATCTGTGTTCAGAAATGGCAGTAATGAACCATGGACAGATTCTCAGAAAAGGGAATCCGGGAAAATTAATCACAGAACTGGAAAACAAAATCTGGTCAAAACCTATTGACAAAACCGAACTGGAAACGTATAGTTCCAGCTATGAAATCATCAGCAGGCAGCTTCTCGAAAGAGAGCTTCACGTTACTGTATTTTCTGAAAATTCTCCTAAAGATTTTAGTTCTGTAACTCCTTTACTGGAGCACGTTTATTTCCATACACTCACCCAAAAACCTTAATCATGAACATCATATTTTTATTCGAAGCCGGGCGCACTACCAAGCATTGGCTCACCTATCTTGTGGCCTTACTTTTAATTGGTCTCGGTATTTTTTGCGGGAGCCAGTTCAATCTTTCAGTAGGAGAAGGAATTTATTTAAACTCACCTTACACCATCGGTTTTATGACCGGAATGCTGAGCCTTGCCGTTATTTTTTTTGCTGCTGTGTATGCCTTGCAACTGTTGTTTAAAGATCAGGATTCAAAATTTGACCATATTCTGTTTTCATTTCCATTTTCAAAGTCCGCTTATCTGAAAGGGAAATTCACTGCTTATTTTCTTCAGACATTAGTAAGCTTTTCATTTCTGATGACGGGATTTCTCATAGGACAAATCATGCGAACCGGAAGTGAAATGCAGGAAAGTTTTAATATCCTACATTATATCTACCCATTATTGATCTTCGGGTTTATCAATAGCTTGTTTGTCTGCAGTTTTCTTTTTCTCATTTCATTAATTATCAGGAAAAAACTGCTGGTTGTAGTAGGCGGACTGCTGCTGTATGTATTTTATATGATTATTTTACTGTTTTCCAACTCTCCTTTTATGGTAGGAAGTTTACCTCAGTCCTTAGAAACACAGCAATTTTCAGCTTTGATTGATCCTTTTGGACTGTCTGCTTATTTTATGGAAGCCCGTGAGCTTAATTCACATCAGAAAAATATTCAGATGGTTCCTTTTACAGGTTATCTGTTATTCAACAGGCTCTTATTTATCCTTCTATCAGCGGGAATTCTTCTCCTTTCACTCAGGTTATTTTCATTCTCCAATACATCCGGAAAGAAAGTAAAAACTTCGGAAAATATTCAGTCATTATCTGAAACGAGTACATCAGAATACTCAACTGTTTCTACTAATTTTAGAAGGTTGGCTTCTTTTCAGGCAGTATTTTCTTTTGTGAAAACAGATCTTACCTATCTCTTCAAAAGTGTTGCTGTTCCGGCTGTTACTATTCTCCTGTTATTTTGTGTCGGCATGGAAATGTATGCCGAGATTGAAAAAGGAATCCGTCTTCCTCAGAAATATGCCGGTTCGGGACTTATGGCAACAACCATTTCAGAGAACTTTCATCTGCTTGGCCTCCTAATTTCAGTCTATTTTCTGAATGATATATTCTGGAGAAGCCGGTCTTCCGGATTTTTCCTGATTGAAAACAGTACTTATTACTCAAAAAACAGATTAACCGGGCATTTTATTTCAATCAGTTTTCTGTTGTTTTTCTTTACAGGAATTCTAATTGCTCAGGGAATTGTCTTTCAGGCCGCTTATCAGTATTTTCATATTGACTGGAATGCTTATCTCAGTGTTTTCTTGTTCAATACTTTTCCTCTGATTTTATTTTCAGGATTGATTTTGTTGATTAATGACCGGATTCCCAATAAATTCATTGCACTTGGTATTTCTATTCTTGCAGTTTTTGTATTGTCAGGCCCTGTTTCCGGCAAAATTATCTCCTATCCTCTTTTCAGGATATTTTCAGATTTTAAAGGTACTTACAGTGATTTTAGCGGCTATGGAATCTACGAAAAGGCTTTTGCACAAAGGCTTCTGTTCGGTGTTGGTATCGTCTGTACTTTATGGGTACTTAATCGTTTAATAAGGATTAAAAAAATTTCTATCATGGTTTCCGCACTCTGTATTCTTCTGCTGATTTCAGGAATCTTTGCAGGAATATCATTTATGAAAGGTTATGTTCCTAAAGATAAAGACCAGTCCCTCTTAAGTTCTGTAGAATATGAAAAAAACTTCCGGAAATATGAAAATCTTCCACAGCCTGACATCTCTGATATTACAACAGAAATTAAGCTTTATACCTCAAAAAACGCCTATCAGATTGTTGGAAAATACACCCTTATCAACCAAACCAGCCAACCCATCAACACAATACTCGTCAATTTTAATGAGGATTTAAAGCTTGAATCCGCTGTATTAACTTCTGATAATGAAGCAAATAAAATTGATAAAAACATTACAGAAGTCTCATTAAAACAGGCTATTCAGCCGGGCAAAACTGCTTCCCTGAACTTCACACTCTCTTATCAATGGGCTGCTGTAAACGGTCATCAATCCTTTAATGCTATTATTGAAAACGGATCTTTTATGAGAATCAGCAGGTATTACCCCACCATCGGCTATCAAAAGGATTATGAAATTCAGGATGAAAAGCAACGCAGCCAATTCAAATTAGGGAAACTCACAGAACTGAAACAACCGGAAGCTCCTGAAGTGGTAAAAAAAGATTTTATTAATCTCAACATGATGGTTTCTACTGATGGCGATCAGACGGCCATTGGCACAGGAGATCTGGTAAAGAAATGGACAAAATCCGGACGCCATTATTTCCAGTATAAAGCAGATCAGATTCCTTTCCGGTTTGCCGTTTCATCAGCTAAATATGAAATAAAAAGTGAGAACTATAAAGGAATCACCATCAATGTCTTTTATCATAAAAAGCATTATGAAAACGTAGATCATCTTCTTGAAAATGCTAAGCTTACTTTAGATTACTGTCAGCAAAATTTCGGGTATTATCCTTTTAAGAACATCAATTTTGCGGAGATTTCCTCTTTTACCAAAGGTTTTGCGGCTACAGCCTATCCTTCTGCAGTCTTTATGCCGGAAGATATGGTGTTCCATGCCAACATACAGGCAGATAAGAAACAGGATGTCATCAATGAACTGGCAGGTCATGAGCTTTCCCATCTCTGGTGGGGAAACAGCCAGATTAATCCCGATGACAGAGAAGGTTCTGTAATGCTTACCGAAACTCTGGCTATGTATACGGAAATGATGCTTTACAAGAAAATGCACGGCAGAGAAAAAATGATGGAAAGAATCAAAGTTCATCAGCAGATCTATGATAATGAAAAAGGATTATCCGAGAATGTTCCCATCTATAAAGCTACGGGAGATGTTCCTCATATTTCTTATTCCAAAGGAGCTGCCGCAATGGTTGAATTGAGCAATTTAATTGGGGAAGACAAGGTAAATATGGCTTTAAAAAGTTTTCTCAACAACAATCAATATCCCAGGAAGTCTACTTCACTGGATCTGATCAATGAATTTTACAGAGTTTCTCCTGATGTTTCTACAAGAAAACAAATCGACAGATTATTTAAGACCACAGAAAATATAACTTTTACTTCAGGGGCGAAAAACGCTTCTACAAAGGAAAAACATAAATAGCTCACAGACCATTTTTAATTTTTTTTGAAAATATTTTTTCAGGAATTGTAACAAAATAAAAAGGGATTCTACCAATTAGTTGATATATCAATAATTGATAAGTCATTTTAAA of the Chryseobacterium viscerum genome contains:
- a CDS encoding helix-turn-helix domain-containing protein, yielding MPIIVNLDVMLAKRKMQSKELAEKLGITPVNLSILKTGKAKGVRFDTLEAICKILECQPGDILEFKE
- a CDS encoding ABC transporter ATP-binding protein, whose product is MNTLSINNLSLTYKNGFQAIKNISLDIKNGMFGLLGPNGAGKSSLMKTIVGLQKPTSGTLVFNGVDIIKNPDYIKQNLGFLPQDFGVYPKVSAYDLLEHIAILKGITDKKLRKNQILGLLEKVNLSDFAKKEVHTFSGGMKQRFGVAQALLGDPKIIIVDEPTAGLDPEERNRFNTLLNDISQDIIVILSTHLVEDVRNLCSEMAVMNHGQILRKGNPGKLITELENKIWSKPIDKTELETYSSSYEIISRQLLERELHVTVFSENSPKDFSSVTPLLEHVYFHTLTQKP
- a CDS encoding DUF2975 domain-containing protein, with the protein product MNQTKIISRILFYICSLLSAGYLITFVYSLFCLITGFSITPYKEGQFLHINYPFTEQPFLNIESNYPYMIFSFILVLITYGIFFWLSARVFKVFFQQKLFTQENIIRLKKFYLYNIFIPLPLVIIASFFVEVESMIWGLVFIHFMLGIFCLFLANIFKQGLHLQNEQDLFI
- a CDS encoding ABC transporter permease/M1 family aminopeptidase: MNIIFLFEAGRTTKHWLTYLVALLLIGLGIFCGSQFNLSVGEGIYLNSPYTIGFMTGMLSLAVIFFAAVYALQLLFKDQDSKFDHILFSFPFSKSAYLKGKFTAYFLQTLVSFSFLMTGFLIGQIMRTGSEMQESFNILHYIYPLLIFGFINSLFVCSFLFLISLIIRKKLLVVVGGLLLYVFYMIILLFSNSPFMVGSLPQSLETQQFSALIDPFGLSAYFMEARELNSHQKNIQMVPFTGYLLFNRLLFILLSAGILLLSLRLFSFSNTSGKKVKTSENIQSLSETSTSEYSTVSTNFRRLASFQAVFSFVKTDLTYLFKSVAVPAVTILLLFCVGMEMYAEIEKGIRLPQKYAGSGLMATTISENFHLLGLLISVYFLNDIFWRSRSSGFFLIENSTYYSKNRLTGHFISISFLLFFFTGILIAQGIVFQAAYQYFHIDWNAYLSVFLFNTFPLILFSGLILLINDRIPNKFIALGISILAVFVLSGPVSGKIISYPLFRIFSDFKGTYSDFSGYGIYEKAFAQRLLFGVGIVCTLWVLNRLIRIKKISIMVSALCILLLISGIFAGISFMKGYVPKDKDQSLLSSVEYEKNFRKYENLPQPDISDITTEIKLYTSKNAYQIVGKYTLINQTSQPINTILVNFNEDLKLESAVLTSDNEANKIDKNITEVSLKQAIQPGKTASLNFTLSYQWAAVNGHQSFNAIIENGSFMRISRYYPTIGYQKDYEIQDEKQRSQFKLGKLTELKQPEAPEVVKKDFINLNMMVSTDGDQTAIGTGDLVKKWTKSGRHYFQYKADQIPFRFAVSSAKYEIKSENYKGITINVFYHKKHYENVDHLLENAKLTLDYCQQNFGYYPFKNINFAEISSFTKGFAATAYPSAVFMPEDMVFHANIQADKKQDVINELAGHELSHLWWGNSQINPDDREGSVMLTETLAMYTEMMLYKKMHGREKMMERIKVHQQIYDNEKGLSENVPIYKATGDVPHISYSKGAAAMVELSNLIGEDKVNMALKSFLNNNQYPRKSTSLDLINEFYRVSPDVSTRKQIDRLFKTTENITFTSGAKNASTKEKHK
- a CDS encoding TfoX/Sxy family protein, which gives rise to MAYSTELADRVRERLSMENNMDVQEKKMFSGLSFLVNGKMCINISHDNLMCRYNPELEDEVSEKKGFLPMIMKGKQLNGYCYVEPIGFQKADDFEYWIKICLDYNPLAKASKKK